From the Manihot esculenta cultivar AM560-2 chromosome 14, M.esculenta_v8, whole genome shotgun sequence genome, the window atttacttttttttttttaatttgtgtgGAAAAATCTCAAACGACTCTTAATAAAAAAACAGATCGAGTAATTTTCAGCTCTCGAAAACCAATGACAGGACAGCATATAAGAATAGGGTCAGATATAAATGCAatcaattttatcattttacaaAACTTTAGATCTTAATCAACAAAATTTAGAAAACTATTagcaataaattatttttttcacattttcaataaattacaatttaattaaaatgttcaataaattaatatcaaaTAGTACTAAGTGTAAATACGTATTAGATCAATAAGGATGGTAGCTCTTAGGTGCTTCCAAATCAAGACAACTACTAATCTACTCGTCAATGCGTTTTGGGGAATACTATATTGGTGCAAGCATAGCCTTTGCTTACATGAAAATAATTTCACTTCTCCAAAAATTGCACGAATTTAGTTGAATGTTGCCATTAGTAGGCTCAAAACCTTCTGTGGCAACTGACAAACTCCAAtcataaattgattttaaagaAGGTAAACTATTGAAGCTGTTGAGAACTAtagaatttaatttcaatttcacTACTAGCTGCATAAAATTATCGGTAATATCTATTTAAGTATTTAGACTTTTGAGCACAGAATAAATATTCAAGATCCAACAGATAATGCCAAACATAGGGAAAGATTTTGACATGCATATGTCAGTTAGGAGGAACCTTTTTAAGCAGTTGCACGCACTGGCAGCTAGGAGCTGTTTCATCACAATCAAACTTCTGAATATTGCATTATTTTGACAGATTCCAGAACAACTGACGTGCCCTTGGCAGCTGCTGTGGCTTACTGCTCCAGAGATGGTAGTTACTAACGGAACATCACCTCCACTGGCACCTGCAGCAATGATGAAAGGTACAATGGCAATAAATACACATCCTCGTTAACCTAATTATGTGGTAAACAGAAACAAATTAAGGTTTATCTGATACCAAACATTTGAACCTCAAAATAAAAGTCACCATTGACATAAAACTGGTCCTTCCACAATTTCAACCTTACTTATGGTTCAATTTGGAAAAAAGCTGCGCGAAAATTTATACAAAGAGGAAAAGGTGAAACAGatgatatattaaattaaatcaggattattttctaaaaaaaagggaaagagaaaaagaaaaaaaagcatAGGTGTGTGGAACTGTGCAGCAGGAAATTAGTCAAATTTTCAGCAGCCCAAACACAGAATCCCTTTCAGAATCATTTTTCATGTCAAAACCTTTCAACAGTTGGAACTACAGCAAAGATACAAGACATCATTCGTACCTCATATAGATGGTGGATGGTCATAAAGAAGGATGTCTTGAATCATATCTGATATCCTTGCAGAATTGCCATTGCAAAGTGCCAAATATCAAGCTGTAGAATATTCACAAACATAATTTGTATGCCTGTACTATATGCCAAAATAATGAGAAATGTCATTGTTAAACTGACACACTAGCACATACAGAAGGAGCACAGAAGCAAGTGCCCCACTGCCTTTTTTTTCCCCAAATTTGTTGCATGTATAGTCGCCCATATACAAACATATAAGTGCACTTATTTTTGCCCTCGCCAACAAATATTTATGCACCATTTATTTGTATGCCATGCCAAAGCTTGAAAACCAATGCCTCAAAATCTGCAAGAGATAAGTCATACCAGAACAAAATGTCTCCCACAAATGACCGAAGCTCTTACACGTGAAGTATCAAGCAGAAGATTTGTAGAAACAAGTGCAAAATTATTAGGGCAACAGAATTCTGACTGTTTGCATTGATGAAAGGAATCTTTAGCAGGAAAGTTTATGCAACAATACACAAGTGATCCCTCTGTAACAGACCATCCATGTGAAGAAAGGATTCTAACGGCCAATCTTCAATCCCAAAGAATATTTAAACCCCACATTCAGTCACCAGAAATTACCACAAGAGCATGTCCCATTACAGAAATGATGAAATCTCATGTTATCCCTAACAACAATGTCTCTCTTCGTGATTTGAGATGCACCACACATTACTAAGTGGCAATCTTCACAAATTCTTAAGTTCTTCATAATCCTTATAGAGCAACCAGGATTCATACTGATCAACCCAAATGCTAAAGCTAATTTCTCACTATGAGTAATCAGTATACGTCTCTTTTCTTCATCACTCACATCATAAGGAACAGAACTCAGTTTTGGTTGGTACCCTGTAGCCTCCAATCTATCCAGAAGATCCATTAGCACTTGCTTAATCTCACTAGACATTGGATGGGTCATATCCCCTGAAAAGAACTCATGAATCACTCCTTTCCTTGGTTCAATCCAGCTACATCCAGGATTTTTCTTCAGACCTTTCCTTCTCATAAGTTTCCTTGCCCATGAAACATCAAGCCACCTTCCAGCTGATGCATATATGTTAGAAAGCATGATGTAATTTCCAATGGCATTGGGTTCAAGCTCAAACAAATGGCTAGCTGCGATTGTAGCAATGTCAGGATTGCCATGGATGCGACAAGCTCCAAGCAGCGCTCCCCACACTCCTCCATGGGGCTCAATTGGCATTGTTTTAACAAGTTCTAGGGCCTCTTCTAAACGCCCAGCTCGTCCAAGCAGATCCACTATGCAAGTATAATGATCAGCTGATGGTTTAACACCATAACATTTCTCCATAGAATCAAATATGCTCATACCTTCATCGACCATACCTCTATGAACACACGCAGTTAGAACCCCAATAAAGGTAACCTTGTTTGGTTTTATCTCCGTCTTAACCATTTCGTTAAACAATTTAATTGCATCATCCGCACGACCATGCACGGAAAAACCCATAATCATTGAGCTATATGAAAACACGTTCCTATCATTCATTCCGGCAAAAACTTTATAAGCATCCTCGACATTTCCGCACTTTGAGTACATATCGATCAAAGCTGATCCCAGGACAACACTGTGACCAGCAGCAGACCCACGTTTCTCAACGATATCACGAATCCAATCAGCATATTTAGCTGCACCTAATTGAGCACAAGCCGAAATAACACCAATCAAAGTTACTTCATCAGTTCCAACACCAGCGTTCTGCATTCTCTCAAAAAACTCTATGGCCTCTCTCGGCCTAGCATTTTGTGCAAAACCTGTAACCATTGCTGTCCAAGCCATCATATCCTTCACGGGCAAGCCATCAAACAACTCCCTTGAAGTTTCCATATCGCCAATCTTTGCATAAGCAACAATTAACCCCGTCCAAGAAATCACATCCTTGTCAGGCATTTCATCAAACACTTTACGCCCGCACTCCAAAAACCCGCATTTTATATACATATCAATCAAAGTATTCCCGACGAACAAATCAGAGCAAAACCCACCAATCAAAATCGACTGTGCATGCATCTGCCTCCCCAAACTTACATCCAACAGTGCACTACACGCCTTAAGAATAGCTGAAAACGTAAATGACACAGGCCTAACACCTTCTGTTCTCATCAAACCATACAATTTAATAGATTCGCTTAAAGGTCCTTGGAGTGAATAACCCCGAATGACAGCAGAGTAAAGAAATGGATTAGGACACTTGACCTGATCAAATATGGAGCGAGGGTATGGGTCCATGGGAACATTGAGGTTGGTGAGCGTCCGTACGAGTTTGGTGACGACATAGCAACACTGGTCAAGGCCTGTACGTAAAATGTGATTGTGGACTTGTTTGATTTGAGCGAGGTTGGTGCAGGCATCAAGGGTGGAGACGAGTTGGGACTCTAGGAGACTCAGCTGTTGTTGAAGCTGAGAAAAAGGAACGAAAGTAGGCGTAAGTTTGTATTGAGAGAGCTGTTTGGGCAGATAGGAAATGGAATTAGTTGAGAAGAATTTGCGAGAGAGAGTGAACATTATACACTAGTTGTTAATAGTTACGCTGCCATTGATTGTCCACTGAGGTTTAAACTTTAGAGATGGAAATAATGGCGGCAACGGCAGCAATGGCGCTCTTCAGCTCTGCCCTGTCTGCAGCGgcaggggtgagcagtattcggttcaaaccgaaaaaaccgaccgaatcgaaccgatttaaaaatttggttcggttttttacggttcggttcggttttgatcaagaaaaaaccgaaaaaaccgaaccgaaccgattagtaataataatatgttttttcaataatatatagaaattaaatcatattaaaattaaaatattttaattaaattttaaaatattaaaaataaagtgtaaaaaataaaaaaattattaaaaatcgaaaccgatcaaaccgaaccgaaccgaaccgaatcaaaccggttcggttcgattcggtttctaaccaaaatcggttcggttcggtttttataaacactcaaatttcggttttcggtttattcggttcggttcggttttgaaccgaaccgaccgaatgctcaccccagCAGCGCCCGAGGTACTTGGGCTATAGTCTCTTGTATTTGGGCCCAGGTTCAgcaagataaaataaataaataaatttattaactaagttttttttttttcaggttttattaagaaaatttgGGCATGTAAAAATAATTGTACCGAATAAAAgttactaaaattttataaaatgaatattttcacttataaaatagtatttaaaaaaattgttgcATGTTGTCTGTCAAATACATTTCCAATAAAGCTCCCATTTACATTATcaatttaaagaataaaaaataatttttaatataacgacgtgatatttatgtttttaatttaaattttaaaaataatttttttaataaaatactataaatacatacaaaatttaaaatcacttaattaaaattttttatcttataTCCCACATAAATCtcagtatgattattgatttgacatttttcaattttaatacttacgtttttttaaaattaaaccaaataatacagttttttgttttttgcttTCATAACACTAACTATTGCTAGGTATGTCAGGCGGGCGGGTTTTCACGGGTATCCAATCCGTCCAAACCCTATTAAGACGGATTTGGGTTTTTGCAAAAAGGATTTGGACGGATTcgggtttgaaaaattttacccgtctcggattcgggtagggttcggaATTAGACTATCaatacccgttacccgaacccgattagtatataacaaaactaaccctaaccctaatccttaattccttttttttttttcattttcatttctcTCTCTCCGTCGGCGCCTCTCTCCCTGCTTCCCTTCCCATAATTCCCAATCGGCCTCTCTCCTCCACTTCACTGATAACTGCCGGCGCAGGCCGGTCAGCATCGGCGACATCTCTTTTCTCTCCCTAGTGACCATAAATCTTCTTCTCCCTCAGTCATCAATATCTCCTTTTCTCTCCAGTCGGTAACATCTCTCACTCTCCCCCATTTCACTCCCAATCGACACTGGCGATGTCTCATTTCTCTCACCACtcgacgataaatcttctctctcccgatatctccttctctctttcCAGTGGTCACATCTCCCACTTCTCAAtcggagacaactcttccctctcccccacttcaccgATGACTGCTGGAGATAACCCTTGCCTCTCCATAATCGgcgtcggcgacatctcctttgGCTGAAATTCTTTTCAGgtttgcaatcaaattttttaataatcaagatcttttatgtgcatattattaaagaatttttagttgctattaaagaattttagaatttatgaactattaatttaattatttggatatttgctatttgattatTGTTCTCCAATATTTCTACTGCTGGGTATTTCTTCAATATTTCTGCTGGGTATTTCTCCAATATTTCTACTGCTCGGTTGTGCATATCTTAGAGATAATTTTAGATTGAATAGATAATTGAGATTGATATTCAGGTTGTGCTTTTAATTCAGGGTTTGATATTTAGGTTATCagatctaaatttttaaatttttttcattgaattgaatttaaaaaaatcgggTTTGGTCAAGTTCAGGTATTGTACGGATATTGTTAAACGGATTTGGAACAGGTAccgataataaaattaaaatactaaaccgATTTGGGACAGGTTcggaaattttatatataatcgggttcAGGTTTAGGTGTCTCAATTTCGCGGGTACCTtatccgtttacatccctaactattacaataataataaaaataaatagattgaAATTGATGGACCATTTAACAATAATTCAGCATTATCTGCCTCTTCATAATTGTTTATTAGGC encodes:
- the LOC110630934 gene encoding pentatricopeptide repeat-containing protein At5g44230 isoform X2 gives rise to the protein MDPYPRSIFDQVKCPNPFLYSAVIRGYSLQGPLSESIKLYGLMRTEGVRPVSFTFSAILKACSALLDVSLGRQMHAQSILIGGFCSDLFVGNTLIDMYIKCGFLECGRKVFDEMPDKDVISWTGLIVAYAKIGDMETSRELFDGLPVKDMMAWTAMVTGFAQNARPREAIEFFERMQNAGVGTDEVTLIGVISACAQLGAAKYADWIRDIVEKRGSAAGHSVVLGSALIDMYSKCGNVEDAYKVFAGMNDRNVFSYSSMIMGFSVHGRADDAIKLFNEMVKTEIKPNKVTFIGVLTACVHRGMVDEGMSIFDSMEKCYGVKPSADHYTCIVDLLGRAGRLEEALELVKTMPIEPHGGVWGALLGACRIHGNPDIATIAASHLFELEPNAIGNYIMLSNIYASAGRWLDVSWARKLMRRKGLKKNPGCSWIEPRKGVIHEFFSGDMTHPMSSEIKQVLMDLLDRLEATGYQPKLSSVPYDVSDEEKRRILITHSEKLALAFGLISMNPGCSIRIMKNLRICEDCHLVMCGASQITKRDIVVRDNMRFHHFCNGTCSCGNFW
- the LOC110630934 gene encoding pentatricopeptide repeat-containing protein At5g44230 isoform X1 codes for the protein MFTLSRKFFSTNSISYLPKQLSQYKLTPTFVPFSQLQQQLSLLESQLVSTLDACTNLAQIKQVHNHILRTGLDQCCYVVTKLVRTLTNLNVPMDPYPRSIFDQVKCPNPFLYSAVIRGYSLQGPLSESIKLYGLMRTEGVRPVSFTFSAILKACSALLDVSLGRQMHAQSILIGGFCSDLFVGNTLIDMYIKCGFLECGRKVFDEMPDKDVISWTGLIVAYAKIGDMETSRELFDGLPVKDMMAWTAMVTGFAQNARPREAIEFFERMQNAGVGTDEVTLIGVISACAQLGAAKYADWIRDIVEKRGSAAGHSVVLGSALIDMYSKCGNVEDAYKVFAGMNDRNVFSYSSMIMGFSVHGRADDAIKLFNEMVKTEIKPNKVTFIGVLTACVHRGMVDEGMSIFDSMEKCYGVKPSADHYTCIVDLLGRAGRLEEALELVKTMPIEPHGGVWGALLGACRIHGNPDIATIAASHLFELEPNAIGNYIMLSNIYASAGRWLDVSWARKLMRRKGLKKNPGCSWIEPRKGVIHEFFSGDMTHPMSSEIKQVLMDLLDRLEATGYQPKLSSVPYDVSDEEKRRILITHSEKLALAFGLISMNPGCSIRIMKNLRICEDCHLVMCGASQITKRDIVVRDNMRFHHFCNGTCSCGNFW